From the Hordeum vulgare subsp. vulgare chromosome 1H, MorexV3_pseudomolecules_assembly, whole genome shotgun sequence genome, the window ATTTTTGCTCACCGATGTAGCTTTGTGATTGTCCCCTTGCTCTCCTCAATTGGAATACCTTGTCGTTTCCCAAATTTCCTAGCAACGCGGTCTACAAAGTGCCACTCGACAGTGTAAAAGCATATCATTGGACACCTcacccgccaaagaagattatcaCGCGTGCACATCTCGTTGAGGTTGAAATCACGATCATTCTCATAAGGCCGCCAGAAAACCTACAATAGGACGAGTTGAGATATTAGAGACACATTCTCATAAGGCTGCCAAAAAACCTACAATAAGAGGAGCTGAAATGTTGGTACCTGCTCAGTAGTTAAGGTGTCCAGCTCATTCACATAACACTTCTATCACACATGAGAGCTTCATGTGTAAACAGACACCTGATCCCAACAATAGGCAATTGTGGGGCATCGATATGGATCTTGATCATGAAGCCCTTCATGCGGATTTGGGTTTGGCTTATCGGGGTTCTTTAACACGGGTCGTCCAACCGGTAACTGCTCCCACGTCCACACAGAGAGGCTCCACAAAAAGTCGGACAATGAAAATGTGTCTTTTGTCCTCGTTGACGCCTGGTCCAACTGCAATTAAACATACATGTTAGCAATGTGTGGCGCATGGCAAATGAAAGATAAATGTCTGCACATAACTCTTACCTGACTATACAAGTATGCTAGTGCTGCCGAACCCCAGCTATATTGAGTATCCCAATCCCTGAGTAGCTCCAAATACATCCAGAGGGCTCAACTCCCGGTTGCGTCTGTGAAGACTACTTTGGCTAGTACATATCAAAGATAGGCCCGAGCATAGTGCTGCACAACCATCTCATTGGCATCCGCAGGGCACAGATTGTTTGCTCCTCAGCCTTGTTTTAGCCAGGAATGCTTCCCTTTAGAGCTATTAGCCTTGCCTGGCAGAGGATAAGGGGGCTGAACACTAATTAAAATGCCAACCCGATCTCTCCAGTTAACGGCACTAACATGACCCGTAAGAGCAAATTCGTTGATAGGGAGACCGCTTATCATGGCCATGTCCTCTAGGGTCATCATCATCTCCCCACAGGCAAGGTGGAAAGAGTGTGTCTCGGGCCTCCAACGACCCATAAGTGTGGTGAGTGCTGCATGGTTCACCGGTGGTGGGGTTCACTTGAATTGCAACACAAAGGGGAGAAGACCCAATCTTGCAATGTACGGCTCGTACCACACGTCGTACGAAAAGTCATTCGCACCATGACCCCTCACGCGCATAGCTACTACATGCTGCAAACAATATGAGCTTCATATCAATACGAGAAACACACATGGAAAACACGAATAATTGATAAGCCAAACTTCTTACCTTCCGATTCTCAATGACACGAGCACGATGCTCTCTGTCGAACTCTTCGATTAATCCGTTATACCAAGGTCCATCATCATTCACCATCCTACCCAAAAATCACATCATCGTctttaaatacatgaataatataTGTAATATTTTATCATATGAAACATCTATCTAAAACATTCTAGTGACAAAATATGCAATCATATGTCAGCTCGAGTACACAAACAAATCTCTTAAACAACCCATTCATAACACAAACATCAAATTTCACCGTCTCTTTTGCAAAAGAAAACTGCCAACAATATGTCCATCTATATCATCATCCAACATATTAAACAAAATGTCCATCAGCCAaacacgtccatttgccaaaatcTACAACACATCATCTACTAACATTTTGAACAAATGGCCCCAAAGGCCAAAACAAAAGTTGCCAACTTTATTGAACATATTGAACAAAAAGAAATTTTTAGTTAATACATATTacgcaacacatcatctactatATACAAACCATCTATATCATCTAACAACTACACAAAAATCCCTAAAACTAAGAAATCATATACTAATCTAACATCACCCAATATTCAATAATGCTATCAATATAAGAtgttaaaacaaaaataaattagaGGAATTGGGGGAGAATACCTCAAGAATGCTGGGAGGGCTTACATCCACGGATTTTAGTGAAGGAGGGAGTAGATCAAGGGGGGACGATGAGGGGGAAGAGGGGCGAGAGAGAGACCAGATGTGTTCTGGTGGAGCGGGCCCGTGCGGCTGTTTCACTTACCAGGGCCTGTCGGCAGATCCGCGGTGTCTGGGCGTGGAGACGAGATGTCAGGCGTCTGGTCCTTTGCCTCGTCAGCGAGTTACCGGAGTTGTCGGTCAAGCGGGCCCGTACCAAACGCCGAGGTCCCTCCGTGCAACATAGACGTCAGGAATGTTGGCGTCACGAGAAAAGGTTAGATTAGAAAAGAAATTAAAAgcgagtttaaatttgaattttgtTAGCCAGAGAGGTCAAAAAAAAAAATGTCCACCCGATCATGGAGGTGCAACTTCACTGCTGCTCCGGTGCACAGCAGGTGCCGCTTTTTGTACCgtccattttcttcttcttcttccccaagaTTCCATAGGACGAGGAGGCTAGGCCTGCAGGCCTAGAGAAGCATCTTAGCAGTGCTGATTGGACTTGAGCTGGGGGGGCACGGCTGGTGCCAGCCATAGGCTGTTCGGCGGCGCGGTTGGCTGGAACCTGGAGCGGGAGCCCCGTCACGAGCTAGCGGGACGCGCGGGTCAGCAACTAGACGGGCTTTTCGATTCGCCTGTACAGCACCGCGTCGTCAGGTCCATTCGCGCTCGCGATCGGGGTCAACAACGACCGAGCGACAAGACAACTTTATGACCATCTGTTCGCGTTTCTACTCTCGGGgtagtgctgcagatacactgtgAGGTGACTCGTCCAGCGCATACGTGTCGACACCTCAGACTCCGTGTGATGGGATCCAACGGCACTTGGAGTGTATAGCTTCTGTGCGACCGTGAGTGTATAGCTGCTCAGGCCAAGCTGTCAAAAAACGCAGGACGGTTGCCAATTCAGATAGGTTCGAGTTAGACGAAGACCAAGAAGAATTACCACTGCGTGCGCAGCGCCACCCAATATTACATTATAATTATACAGTACAGAAGAAGAAATGGTCCAGGTAATTTCGTCTGACCTGTTTTACACTACACTGCTACTCAATTCGACTACTAGTCAAGCTTATGTTTTAGCCAACGAACCAAGCCACAAGACATCACATAAATTTAAACAAACATTAAGACACGGATAATAAATCTGCTACTTTGTCGCCCCTTTTCTTTTCTATATCGAATGATGATATATGTACAGGTTTTTCACGGCGAGTAGATTCTTCATGCAGGTCATGGGATTAGCGGCGATCCGTCCATCAATTTGACGGCCAATAGATCTAAGCTAGCTGGTGCCTAGCTAGCCTTGTGCTTTCACGGAGTACAGCAGCTCCTGGACGTTGGGACGGAAACGGCACATACAGCTCATTAAGATAAATCAAATGGCAAGAAGCAGCAGTTCACTGAAGAGAGTAAAAATTACCAGGTCCCCAACGCCAGAGGCAAGCATAGGGTAAAGCTCTGAAAGCGAATTCTCTTCCTTGAGCCTTTCCAGGCCGTCGAATCGGCCCGGCTTTGCCTCCTCGTCTGCGCTGGTGTCTTCGGTTTTAAGGGACCCGCCGCTGGCCTTCTTCTTGAAGTATATCTCCACCTCTTGGGCTTGACGTGACAGCTGAAAAGCAACAAACTGAAACGAAGCAGAAACAGAGTAAGCAGAGTCTTTGCTTATTAATTTCCATCTATGTCCACCAAAGTTATGTCACGTTACAAACGGCAAGTTTGTTGAAGCAAGTGATTAGTGATTACCTGGCATAGATGGCTAACAGAGAATGTTGGCTGGCAGCTGAGATAGGACTTTTCCAGTTTAGGCATGCTTTGTCCATCAAGCGGAGTTAGAGCAAGATACAGGTTGAACTGCACAACAGAGCAGACATATTCAGCAAACCTAATGGATGTAAACCACGGGCCACTGCTTGTACAAGATTGGTCTAGCCAGGTAGGAATGTATGTGCATGTGCTGATGTTTCACATTGCCTGTGCAACACTACAAAGCACACATAATAACACGTACGGACAAAAGGATGCATCCAGCCTTCTAGAATGTTCATTAAGTAATCTGAATCTTCCAAAGCATACGTAAGAAATAGCTACTCTATTTATTTTTTGGAAGAGGAGGCAACTGTAAATTTAAATTATTGCAACGGTCTGTTGTTACCTTAGTATCAAATTCATCAGCATTACGGAGATGATCCACCAACTTGGCAACACGCCCACCCTTGACCATCCTTCCGCTGGAGCCACCAGGGTTGCCATGTCGAGTTTGACTGCGGGTGCCATTTTTGCCCCAGGCAAGCATCTCTCCCCGCAGTGGAGAAGTAGCCAAGATATCTCTGGCACCTCCCAAATCATCATTCTCCTCGTAGCTGCTATCAACACCGCCAATAGTCTTAGCAGGGGATGATCGTGGCACAGGCCACCTCCGAGCTCTTTTCATCTTGACATCTGGTGAACGATCATCAACAGAAGATGATTCTTTGCTGCCATCATTGCCATTTTCTTCTCTCTCGTCGTCATCAATGTCAGTTGGGGCATTATCAGGAGAACTAGTCCGTCCTCTCTTCTTTGTCCGCAAACTCCCACGGGTCTTTCTTGAAGAAGCTATTGCTTTTGCATTGGAGCGCTTCTTCACAAGTGCTTCTGTTTGTCTTCGAAATGTTTCAGCAATGGAATCTTGAATCTTTCATGAGAAATACAGCAAATGTCAATAACAAGAAGACAAATACCAAATGACCAGGGCAGATAATTTTCCACCAGACATAGACAGCCAAATAAACCAACCTTTTTGTTGCGAGTCTTCTCTTCTTCACCAAAAGCAAGTTCCTGACATATCAAGCAAATTAGAATCACTGGCAGATACTACAACAAAAGCTAGATAAACAAGAGTGACAAGACAACTAAGTGTGGCAACTGGAGAAATTATGCATCACCTCTTCCTCGTACTTGTCAATGTCTGGATATAAAGCTAGAATTAAAgcatcaaaattaggatcatccCTCAAGGACCGTCTGCTCTTGCAGTGAGTGCGGCATGCTGGGCATTCATTATTTCTGCAAAAaacaccacaccacaccacatTGAAATAAAGTATATATTTGGATCTTTCAAAGCCTCAATCAGGTTGGGCTACACTTTTTTTAAAGATGACACTGTGGACAAATAACACAAGGGGTCATACCCAAGCCGCATGGATTTGTCAATGCAGTCCCTACAAAACCGGTGCAAACACTCCATAACCGTTCTTGTTTTCCGGATAATGCCTGCAACAGAGGACCAGAAGAAAAGCAAATTCTCAGATATCATAGTTTGTGCAGACATTCTACCTAGTTTGACGTATAAAACTCATCCTAGCTTCTATAACATTATAAAACCTAGTGGCAGCCGTACAAATTTCTCCTGATATTTGCCCCAATTGGCATTGATAATGTAGACAGTCCCAACATGCATACTTGCATAGTTTTGATGAATGTGCTAGCTTCAATATTGGTAGTAAATAATCACAAAAGGATGTACATAACAGAAATCACGAAGAAGTAAACAGAGTTGCTATCTCTGAATATGAACGCAAGTTGACAAGGCATGCTCACCTAAGCATATAGGGCACTGCACTTCCTTCCGTATATCCATTAATTTCACTAGTATAAACCTGCATGAGAAAACAATACTGTTTAGCTACCAGTTTCAAGCCTTGACTAACAAGAAAGTCAAATATTCCATTACCAATTGGCATATCAATTACTGATTAACAACTTATGGAACACACAGAAGTGTTCAGtggtattatttttctttttccaaAGAAATACGTACATGTGCTATAAAGAACATAACGTTCAGGTGTTCACCGCGGGACTACAGGAACCAACGAAAAACAATGGAACCATTAGTACCTTATACGACTACAGACTACTTGAACACTTACAAACTCATATTTGACAGGCAGAAGAGTCGATTTGATTCAATTAACCAGCTGAGAAACCTAAGCAGTGCCATTAAAATCCAAACGACATACAATAGGAGGTCAACAAAAACTATGTCTACACAATTATCTCGATCAAATATGACAAGGTGTGTGTGCTACAATCTAATAACAGAGTTTATGTAGTGAACAAAATGCTTTCCTAACAGGAAACTGCACTGATCCTACAGCAACAGAGGGGTTGATTTGCAACTCGCATCAGTAGCGAGAAAAGATTCATAGAAACAGCAGTGCATTTCAGTACCGAGGAAAGATTCATAGAGACAGCTGATGCCTGATGGAACGTAAAGCATATGCTATCACGAGAATAAGAAATGCATTTGCATAATACTGAGTTAAGACACATAAACAGTGTAAGACCTATCGCGGTCATGGAGGTCAGGACAGCAACAGTAGAAGCAGAGAGATGTTCAGAGCACGACAGGACAAGTCATGGCCAAGACAGTGCAGGAAACACGAAGATGCTCCCAATGCAGAGGAAGGCGGCACCTGTTACGAAACTGGGAAAATCCACCGGAAGATCTTACATGGGCTGGGTGAGCTTGAATAGTGTTTGCCATAAGGACACGGCCTCTCCACACAACCATTAGACGTGATGAACAAGGGTGCACACGGGTGGGAGGCAGGCTTGGGCAGGGAGCTCCCACGGGTATAAGCATGGCAAGACCATTGCGATCCAGGAGGTCAGGCTAGCAGCAGAGATGGGACGAAAGTGTTGGCCGTGGCCGCACACGATTCAGAAGCAAGAGAAACAGGGAATTTTTCAGTGGACAGCTGAACCACGACGAACATGACCGCCAGTTGAGATGTGGCTGGCGACTCCGGGGTAACAGCTTCGGTATGCGGCGATCGACCCTGGATGCCGGTCCCAGCATTTGCCGTCGCGAGCACGGCGACTCCGCGGAGCCGTGTGACGAAAGCATGCATGCTACAGAAAGATCCCATGACTCGGCGGTGACCGGAGCACTCACGGCGGCCGGGACGGACGAAGCGGTCAGCACCTGCGCCTAACCACGAGGACGACTCGTGGTGGgctgccgctgccgccgccaCGAGAAACCCGACCCAGCATACGAAGCACGACACGACGAAGATCCAGCGCTCAGCCCGACGAGGCGAGACGATGCGGCCATCGGCGGTGCCGCCGGCCCAGGGGGGCTCCCCTGACGATGACCTCCGATACCACCCCGGCGAAGCGAAGCTAGCGTACGGGGACGCGGCGTGACGACGACGGGAAATCGGCACGGATGCGAGAGGAGGCAGAGGAGAAGGAGATAGGAAGGGGctgagagggaggagggaggagaggcgtGGACGGTCCACATACTCGTCCATGTCGGCGGCGTCGCTCTCCGACGACTGGCTGTCGTCGCCGTTCTCGTCGtccccgccgctgccgccgccttcCTCgtgctcgttctccttcttccgctcttcctcctcctcgtcgtcctcgtcctcccccGCGTCGGAATCTGCAGAGCCCGTCAAACACGCAAGCCAGTCAGCGACCCCGGCACCGAAACAGAGGACGCGATGCGTACATCGCGTGGGAGATGAGTCGGCGGCGCGCGTCGCTCGAAGCAGCTCTCACCACCACCGTCCTTGGCCAGCTCCGCGGAGCCCCCGTTGGCCGCCCTCGGGGctgcgccgccgccaccctccgTGCCGGAGCCGGCGGCCCCGGCAGCggcagcctcctcctcctcgacgacgTGGCCGTCGTCCGCGTCTGGCGACGGGTGCGGGCGCTTCTGCGCGGGCATTCCGGCCGGCTGGCTACCCTCCCCGCTCCTCGGCGCGGCGCTCGTCTCGGGCCCGCGGGGGAGAGGACGGGCGCGCGTGGGCGGGCGGGTGGGCGGGCGGAGGAGTGAGAGGGAGGAGGCAGGAGGTGGGTGGAAGCGGCTCGAGTCGAGGGGGAGGCGGAGAGCGAGAGGAAAAGAAAGAAAGGCGAGGcgaggcagggggagggggtgggggtggtGCCTGCCCTTCCCTGTGCAGCTGTGCTGCGTCGCGTGTAACTTTGGGTTGGTGCGCCCACGGCCCGACCCGCCCACGCCCCGGCCCGGTGGAACCGCCCTCCGGAACAAAATTTTAACTCGCGGCTTGCTTACGCTatataggaaaaataataaagacCGTGGGGGGAGGACGAGCTCCAgtccgtcgtctccggcgagaCGGTTCGTCGTCGGTGAGCCTTTGGGGTCAACGGCGGTAAGCCGGAGGAACTTTCCAAGGGGGAGGCGCAGGCTGCATACGGGACGTGCGCTGCGTACGTAGGCTTGCCCGATGCAGGAAGGTGGTGATGATTGGGAGTGGTACTCGGTTCCGTTGACTAATGCATCCATGTAAGTTGTGTTCTTCAGCGTGTGGCATCTAAGCCACGGTTGGTAGATCCGGTCCTTAAACACGGCTTAACTAGTAGGAGTATTTCCTCTGTAAACTTAATATAAACGCATTTAGAATAttattttagtaatctaaacactcttagGCCCTGCTTGGGATGCCGTTTCTATGCCAAATACATTTGTAAAAGAAATATACATCTTCATCCATCGGTTTAGTTTCAGCTGGTTTTATACTTATGACTGGTATAATACCTGTGTAAACTATTACACCTGTAAAAACAAAAAAGTATCCCAAGCAAGGCCTTATCATTCACATTCGTACTCTTTATATTATTAGACATCCTATATTCATATTAACCATGTAACTTGAAGATAAATTACATAGATTATTGCATGGACTACGAAACGGAATTAGATATGTATATTCCGATCATCAAAAGATCCCATTTCGATCTACAAAAGCTAGTCAAAATTCATATAATCCACATACGACGAACAAGTTCTAACGACAGTACTAAATAACTACAAATTAAACGAGGAAACTCATCACTTCCTCATCGAGCCTTTGCCCTATCGGTCACTGACACGGTTGTAGGCGTCCGCGACTGGTGGATAGTCTTGGTCATCGTCGGAGGAGGTGCAGTTGTCGACATCGCCGTCGTCAGAGTCGGAGATGACGATGAGGCCCTTCATCCAACGCCCGCCGCGTCCCGTCGCCTCTCATGGCGGGCGGTGCGCACTTTCGATTCCTGGGTGCGCATGCGGGCCGGCAACGCGTTCAATAGCACCCACCGCTCCCCATGTGGAGGAGCGGTTCGCGGGGGGGGGGGACTTCGCAGGGGCGGCACAAACTGTGTTGTCCTGGCGAAGTTGCGCGTGGGCCGGGAGGGTCCAGCTCCGGCGGCTGCACTGCGCCGACTCAAGCTGCAGCGATGCTCCGGATCCAGAGTTGCATCTAGTGTCCACCTCGGACCGCTCCAAGGCAATGCGGAGGGCCAACTCCTCGTCCCAGTCGAGGTCAAAGCCAGAGTGGCTCccggagctggacatcggagtggATGGGATATGAAACGTAAAGGGAGATGAGAGGACGGAGCGAGAGATAGTGAACTAGGGCTCAGAGCGAGGCGTTGGATGGGGTTTTTCGTGGGACGATGGTTAAGTTGGTGGTGGGCCGGACCTCTCAGCTAGGACATGGCGGGCGTGGCGGAAGCGCCCAGGCGTGACCAGGCCGCCCCATATCTTCCCTACATTTGGAATGTATATGAGGGATGCTAGTCAATCTGGATGTTTGAGACGGGGTTGAGTAGTCCGGTTGGGTCATTTTTTATGACCTGTTAGTGGTCGCACGGACTACCCGGGATTTGAGACGAATTTGAAAGGTCTGACTCTAAATGCTCTTATGACTATTCGTGAAACAGGCTTTTGCCCCGCTTAATATATAAAGCAACAACCAAACAAAGTACACGGACGAACGATGCAACGAGATGGGGTGCCCCTCATACACTGTCGATCCGAAGATACATGGATCACACAGAACACACGCGACTACGCTACTGAAAGAAAGTACAAGATCAACAAAGGAACACCGCGTTAAGCCTTGTAACACCTAAGCTCCACAACAACACCCCAGGAGGAAAACGATGATAGGTGTCGTCGTTGCCGAGTATACAACGGACATATGTTTTCACCCGAAACTCGAACACGGAGCGATGCACCATGACGACGTCTTCAAGAAGATAACGGCACCCGCCAACATTGATGTCGTCAGCGACAGAGCACAAAGCTTTCGCACGACAGCTCCCCGGCGTAACCACAAGGTCTCCACGGTAAGCGTGAGGAGTGTAGAACTTCTAGATCCGGATCGAGGCACGACCACTGGCAGAGACAGAGAGTGCGCCCGAGCCACCAGTAGCACCACCCCTCGCCGCCCACACAGCCAAGAGGTAATGCCATCCTCGCCACCATGGTGCACACCAGAGAGCCAACAATGCAGACCGCCATCCAGGTTCTCCATAGAGGGGGGGGGCAGAGAGCGAACAAGAggcacgaaaggatgattgagtatgtggatttgttttacaagctcttatttggatctttttgatgttatgataattttcaattgcttcaatgactaaaggctattggttgttaattctcaataaagttcttgatccatactttactttgtgaaggaattgtcactttagcatgagagattatatgatgatattgttgttctgattatgatcatgatgcctgcatgtccatatcttgttttgtctacacctctttctctaaacatgtgggcatatttattggtctcggctttcgcttgaggacaagcgaggtctaagctttggggagttgatacgtccattttgcatcatgctttcatgttgatatttatcgctttatgggctgttattacacttcacggtacaatacttttgccttttctctcttattttgcaaggtttacatgaagagggagaatgccggcagctggaattctggcctgaaaaaggagcaagtttgagatacctattctggacaactccaaaagccgtgaaaatcaacgaggatttattttggaatttataaaaaatactgggccgaagaagtaccagaggggatcctgaaggaggccacaagcctgctaggcgcggcctaccccctggtcgcgcctagggggcttgtgtgctccctgttggtcctctgcccccctcttttgctataaggagggtttcgttccagaaaaaatcaagaggaggctttcgggaggattcgtcgccgccacgaggcggaacttgagcagaaccaatctagagctccggtagggtcgtcctgccggggaaacttccctcccggagggggaaatcgtcgccgtcgtcatcaccaacactcctctcgtcgaaggggactcatcaccatcaacatcttcatcagcaccatctcatctccaaaccctagttcatctcttttaaccaatctccgtctcgcgactccgattggtacttgtaaggttgctagtagtgttaattactctttgtagttgatgctagttggattgcttggtggaagattatatgttcagaccctttatgctattcaatacctctctggtcataaatattattatgctttgtgagtagttacttttgttcctgaggacatgggataagtcatgctataagtagtcatgtgaatttggcattcgttcgatattttgatgcgttgtatgttgtttttcctctagtggtgttatgtgaacgtcgactacataacatttcaccattatttgggcctagaggaaggtattgggaagtagtaagtagatgatgggtttctagagtgacagaagcttaaacctagtttatgtgttgcttcgtaaggggctgatttggatccactagtttaattctatggttagactttgtcttaattcttctttcgtagttgcggatgcttgcgagaggggttaatcataagtgggatgcttgcccaagtaagggcagtacccaagcgccggtacacccacatatcaaactatcaaagtagccgaacacgaatcatatgaacttgatgaaaactagcttgacagaatttcccatgtgtcctcgggagcgctttacctcctataagagtttgtctaggcttgtcccttgctacaaaagggattgggccactttgctgcaccgttgttacttttgttacttgctacttgctgcgaatcatcttaccacacaactatgtgttaccgataatttcagtgcttgcagagaataccttgctgaaaacgacttgtcagatccttctgctcctcgttgggttcgacactcttacttatagaaatgactacgatagatcctctatacttgtgggtcatcaagactcttttctggcaccgttgccggggagtgaagcgcctttggtaagtggaatttggtaaggaaacatttatatagtgtgctgaaatttattgtctcttgttactatggaaactaatcctttgaggggcttgttcggggtatcctcacctcgaatggaagcacaaggagttgctcctcaaccttctgcacctactgaaaaaatttgctatgaatttccttcgggtatgcttgagaaactgctggctaatccttttataggagatggaacatcacatcccaacttgcatctaatctatgtagatgaagtttatggtttatttaagcttgcaggttttctcgaggatgaggtcaagaagaaggtctttcccttatctttgagggataaagcattggcatggtataggctatgtgatgatactggatcgtggaactacaatcggttgaaattggaatttcatcaaaagttttatcctatgcatctagtacatcataatcggaattatatttataatttttggcctcgtgacagagaaatcatcgctcaagcttgggggaggcttaaatcaatgttatattcatgccccaaccatgagatctcgagagaaattatcattcagaacttctatgctcggctttctcatgatgatcgcaccatgcttgacacttcttgtaccggttcttttatgaagagagatattgactttaaatggaatttattgaaaagaattaaacgcaactctgaagattgggagcttgatgaaggtaaggagtctggtatcaatctcaagtttgattgcgttaaatcctttgttgaaacaaatactttttgtgattttagcgctaaatatggacttgactatgagatagtagcttcattgtgtgaatcatttgctgctcatattgatctccctaaatagaagtggtttaagtataatcctcccttagaagtcaatgtagttaaacccaatcctgttgaagagaaagtcattgcttataatgatcctattgttcctagtgcttacattgagaaaccacctttccctgttaggataaaggatcattctaaagtttcaactgtgatacgtaggggctacattagagcacctacaccccttgagcaaattagagttgaacctagcattgctattatcaaagatctcctgtccgacgatgttgagggacatgatattcacttctgtgaagatgttgctagaattgctaaacctcatgctagagacaaacataggcatgttgttggcacgc encodes:
- the LOC123443642 gene encoding putative E3 ubiquitin-protein ligase RING1a, producing the protein MPAQKRPHPSPDADDGHVVEEEEAAAAGAAGSGTEGGGGAAPRAANGGSAELAKDGGDSDAGEDEDDEEEEERKKENEHEEGGGSGGDDENGDDSQSSESDAADMDEFILVKLMDIRKEVQCPICLGIIRKTRTVMECLHRFCRDCIDKSMRLGNNECPACRTHCKSRRSLRDDPNFDALILALYPDIDKYEEEELAFGEEEKTRNKKIQDSIAETFRRQTEALVKKRSNAKAIASSRKTRGSLRTKKRGRTSSPDNAPTDIDDDEREENGNDGSKESSSVDDRSPDVKMKRARRWPVPRSSPAKTIGGVDSSYEENDDLGGARDILATSPLRGEMLAWGKNGTRSQTRHGNPGGSSGRMVKGGRVAKLVDHLRNADEFDTKFNLYLALTPLDGQSMPKLEKSYLSCQPTFSVSHLCQFVAFQLSRQAQEVEIYFKKKASGGSLKTEDTSADEEAKPGRFDGLERLKEENSLSELYPMLASGVGDLELLYSVKAQG